A window from Bordetella petrii encodes these proteins:
- a CDS encoding YciI family protein, whose translation MKYLGLAYFTPEKFAAMAPDDVKELASQCPPLDEKMRATGKVLVSASLGDIESWKTLRPHSGKTRITDGPYTESKEVVGGLFIIEADSHDEALRIASMHPAATLGEEGGWAVELIPMDFYLAL comes from the coding sequence ATGAAATATCTCGGCCTGGCCTACTTCACCCCCGAAAAATTCGCCGCCATGGCGCCAGACGACGTCAAGGAGTTGGCCAGCCAATGCCCGCCTTTGGACGAGAAGATGCGCGCCACCGGCAAGGTTCTGGTTTCCGCGTCGCTGGGCGACATCGAAAGCTGGAAGACCCTTCGCCCGCACAGTGGCAAGACGCGCATCACCGACGGGCCTTACACCGAATCGAAGGAAGTGGTGGGCGGCCTGTTCATTATTGAAGCGGATAGCCATGACGAGGCGCTGCGCATTGCGTCCATGCACCCGGCCGCCACGCTAGGCGAAGAAGGGGGATGGGCCGTCGAGCTTATTCCTATGGATTTTTACCTGGCCTTGTGA
- a CDS encoding DUF1801 domain-containing protein, with protein sequence MNATKRSTPEERAQDPSVLIDARIDELADWRGRTLARIRALIKQADPGVIEEWKWRVPVWSHGGIICTGETYKSAVKMTFPKGAALDDPSGLFNASLAGGTRRAIDIHEGDEIDETALKALIRAAVEMNLAKPAGPARKSAGKTAARG encoded by the coding sequence ATGAATGCCACCAAGCGCAGCACGCCGGAAGAGCGGGCTCAGGATCCCTCTGTGCTGATCGATGCCCGCATCGACGAACTGGCCGACTGGCGGGGCCGCACGCTGGCGCGCATCCGCGCGCTGATCAAGCAGGCCGATCCCGGCGTGATCGAAGAATGGAAATGGCGCGTGCCGGTGTGGTCGCACGGCGGCATCATCTGCACCGGTGAAACCTACAAAAGCGCGGTGAAAATGACGTTTCCCAAGGGCGCGGCGCTGGATGATCCGTCGGGCCTGTTCAACGCCAGCCTGGCGGGTGGTACGCGGCGCGCCATCGATATTCATGAAGGCGATGAAATCGACGAAACCGCCTTGAAAGCCCTGATTCGGGCGGCCGTGGAGATGAACCTGGCCAAGCCTGCCGGGCCGGCCAGGAAAAGCGCCGGGAAGACTGCCGCAAGGGGGTGA
- a CDS encoding DUF1801 domain-containing protein, producing the protein MADSTSKPPENVAKKAARPATGQPKLLSGGNPQIPKGYGDAPVQAYIAAMPGWKSAVGRRLDALIMQTVPGVHKAVKWNSPLYGMEDQSWFLSLHCFDKYIKVAFFRGTSLRPVPPVESKTAETRYLHIHEDKPLDEAQFADWVRQACQLPGERM; encoded by the coding sequence ATGGCCGACAGTACCTCCAAGCCGCCAGAGAACGTCGCAAAGAAAGCCGCCAGGCCGGCCACCGGCCAGCCCAAGCTGCTGTCGGGCGGTAATCCGCAAATCCCGAAAGGCTACGGCGACGCGCCCGTGCAGGCTTATATCGCCGCCATGCCGGGCTGGAAAAGCGCCGTCGGCCGCCGCCTGGATGCGCTGATCATGCAAACCGTTCCCGGCGTGCACAAGGCGGTCAAGTGGAATTCGCCGCTGTATGGCATGGAAGACCAGAGCTGGTTTCTAAGCCTGCACTGCTTCGACAAGTACATCAAGGTGGCATTCTTTCGCGGCACGTCGCTGCGCCCGGTGCCGCCGGTTGAGTCGAAAACGGCGGAAACGCGGTATCTTCATATCCATGAAGACAAACCGCTGGACGAAGCGCAGTTCGCCGACTGGGTGCGGCAAGCCTGCCAGCTGCCGGGCGAACGCATGTAG
- a CDS encoding LrgB family protein, whose protein sequence is MPPALEPLAGMLLWSALTIGCYLGAKRLYRRWPRWWSMPMAVTPIMLAAALLALHASYADYLRATGWLLTLLGPAMVAFAVPIYEQRARIRQHWPVLAAGVIAGSATAVLTGWGLATALGLDGALRLSLLPRSVSTPFAMAVSGDIGGVPDLTAIFVVLTGVLGAVVGDCMLARLPIRSPLARGALFGTGAHGIGTARAHELGALEGSVAGLMMVLAGLFNVLMAPLLAYCLR, encoded by the coding sequence ATGCCGCCCGCCCTTGAGCCGCTGGCCGGCATGCTGCTGTGGTCGGCGCTGACTATCGGGTGCTACCTGGGCGCCAAGCGCCTGTACCGCCGCTGGCCGCGCTGGTGGTCGATGCCGATGGCGGTTACGCCCATCATGCTGGCCGCCGCGTTGCTGGCGCTGCACGCCAGTTATGCCGACTACCTGCGCGCCACGGGCTGGCTGCTGACCTTGCTTGGCCCCGCGATGGTCGCGTTCGCCGTGCCCATCTACGAGCAGCGCGCGCGCATTCGACAACATTGGCCCGTGTTGGCGGCAGGGGTGATCGCCGGCAGCGCCACGGCCGTGCTGACGGGCTGGGGGCTGGCGACGGCGCTGGGCCTGGACGGCGCCTTGCGGCTCAGCTTGCTGCCGCGTTCGGTCAGCACGCCGTTCGCCATGGCCGTGTCGGGCGATATCGGCGGGGTTCCCGACCTGACCGCGATCTTCGTGGTGCTGACCGGCGTGCTGGGCGCGGTCGTCGGCGATTGCATGCTGGCGCGGCTGCCGATTCGTTCGCCGCTGGCCCGCGGAGCGCTGTTCGGAACCGGCGCTCACGGGATCGGCACGGCGCGGGCGCACGAGCTCGGCGCGCTGGAAGGCTCCGTGGCCGGCCTGATGATGGTCTTGGCCGGGCTGTTCAACGTGCTGATGGCGCCATTGCTTGCCTATTGCCTGCGCTGA
- a CDS encoding CidA/LrgA family protein, producing MSLHTLTAALRRRLQASRLAQTALIMMFWLAGEMLARRGGIPLPGGIIGMALLLAVLLSRRLHPASARRGAEWLLGDMLLFFVPAVLAVVEHRELFGVLGLKVLCVILAGLVAVMGVTALTVGLYDRWRARGHAARP from the coding sequence ATGTCTTTGCATACCCTTACTGCCGCATTGCGGCGCCGCCTGCAGGCCAGCCGCCTGGCGCAGACGGCCCTGATCATGATGTTCTGGCTGGCGGGCGAAATGCTTGCCCGTCGGGGCGGCATCCCCTTGCCGGGCGGCATCATCGGCATGGCGCTGCTGCTGGCCGTCCTGCTCAGCCGCCGGCTCCATCCCGCCAGCGCGCGCCGCGGCGCCGAATGGCTGCTGGGCGACATGCTGCTGTTCTTTGTGCCGGCCGTGCTGGCTGTTGTCGAACACCGCGAATTGTTTGGCGTGCTGGGGTTGAAAGTGCTGTGCGTCATTCTGGCCGGCCTGGTCGCCGTCATGGGCGTAACGGCGCTGACGGTCGGCCTGTATGACCGCTGGAGGGCCCGTGGCCATGCCGCCCGCCCTTGA
- a CDS encoding LysR family transcriptional regulator, with protein sequence MELRNLRALVEVVRQGGFSQAAKVLFATQSTVSKAVKQLEDELGLSLLDRIGHRSTLTAAGEIVYQRALDMLAQRDDLLIELDDLRGLRRGTLRLGLPPVGSSTLFAPLFALYRQRHPAIEIRLTEHGSDRLEEILRANEIDLAGSLLPVAGEFEWQAVRRDPLTALLHSQHPLARARRLTLADLKAVPFILFETGFALNRIILDACRRHGFEPEIAARSSQIEFIVELAAAGLGVAFLPRMIAAQRLHAGVARVSLAEPSTDWHMAMVWRRGAYLSHAARAWLELVREQHGARRR encoded by the coding sequence ATGGAACTGCGCAATTTGCGGGCGCTCGTCGAAGTCGTTCGCCAGGGCGGCTTCTCGCAGGCCGCCAAAGTGCTATTCGCCACCCAGTCCACTGTCAGCAAGGCGGTCAAGCAGCTCGAAGACGAGCTGGGCCTGTCCTTACTGGATCGCATCGGCCACCGCAGCACCCTGACCGCCGCGGGCGAGATCGTGTATCAGCGCGCGCTCGACATGCTGGCGCAGCGCGACGATCTGCTGATCGAGCTTGACGACCTGCGCGGCCTGCGCCGGGGCACCCTGCGGCTGGGCCTGCCGCCGGTGGGGTCCAGCACGCTGTTCGCTCCGCTCTTTGCGCTGTACAGGCAGCGCCACCCGGCCATCGAGATCCGCCTCACCGAGCATGGCAGCGACCGGCTGGAAGAGATCCTGCGCGCCAACGAGATCGACCTGGCCGGGTCGCTGTTGCCGGTAGCCGGCGAATTCGAGTGGCAGGCGGTGCGCCGCGACCCGCTGACCGCCCTGCTGCACAGCCAGCACCCGCTGGCACGCGCCCGGCGCCTGACGCTGGCGGACCTGAAGGCGGTGCCGTTCATTCTGTTCGAAACCGGCTTCGCGCTGAATCGGATCATTCTCGACGCTTGCCGGCGCCACGGCTTCGAACCCGAGATCGCGGCGCGCAGCAGCCAGATCGAGTTCATTGTCGAGCTGGCGGCCGCGGGGCTGGGCGTGGCGTTCCTGCCGCGCATGATCGCGGCGCAACGCCTTCATGCGGGCGTGGCCAGGGTCTCGCTGGCCGAGCCGTCCACCGACTGGCACATGGCGATGGTGTGGCGCCGCGGCGCCTATTTGTCGCACGCTGCCCGTGCCTGGCTGGAACTGGTGCGCGAACAGCACGGCGCGCGGCGCCGGTGA
- a CDS encoding LysR family transcriptional regulator, translated as MDTTVLANRLLLRARLRHIQALVKLAELGSVKRAADALGMAQPSVTHVLADLEALLGCTLFHRHSRGVLPTPIGLALLPYARRILVGIYECAEVASAMTTKANAVVRVASIASAISGVINPMLPAFCRQHADVWLTITEAGIHEIGELVAEGSVDIALCRRPAVVPEGWQFLPLTVDRYVVAAGPRHPLAKRRRLDMRALLSETWILIPAPSDPRRAFDELMAGMGGEPAIKPIGTRSLTIIQHLLQVEPLVTILPECMIRQALEARQLVRLDVDLPVACEGIGMLLPTLGADGAAALFADFLSRGQA; from the coding sequence ATGGACACCACCGTGCTCGCCAACCGGCTGCTGTTGCGGGCCCGGCTGCGTCACATTCAGGCATTGGTGAAACTGGCCGAGCTGGGCAGCGTGAAACGCGCCGCCGATGCCCTGGGCATGGCCCAGCCGTCGGTTACTCATGTGCTGGCAGACCTGGAAGCGCTGCTGGGCTGCACGCTGTTTCACCGGCACTCGCGCGGTGTGCTGCCCACCCCGATCGGCCTGGCGTTGCTGCCTTATGCGCGGCGCATCCTGGTGGGCATCTATGAATGCGCCGAGGTTGCCTCCGCCATGACAACCAAGGCGAATGCGGTGGTGCGCGTGGCGTCTATCGCCAGCGCAATTTCCGGAGTCATCAACCCCATGCTGCCGGCTTTCTGCCGGCAGCATGCAGATGTCTGGCTGACGATTACCGAGGCCGGCATACACGAGATCGGCGAATTGGTGGCTGAAGGCAGCGTCGATATCGCGTTGTGCCGCCGTCCCGCGGTCGTGCCGGAAGGCTGGCAGTTCCTGCCGCTGACCGTCGACCGCTATGTCGTCGCGGCCGGCCCGAGGCATCCGCTGGCGAAACGCCGCCGCCTGGACATGCGGGCGCTGTTGTCCGAGACCTGGATATTGATTCCCGCGCCCAGCGACCCGCGCCGGGCTTTCGACGAGTTGATGGCCGGCATGGGCGGCGAACCGGCCATCAAGCCGATCGGCACGCGCTCGCTGACGATCATCCAGCATTTGCTGCAGGTGGAACCGCTGGTGACGATCCTGCCGGAATGCATGATTCGCCAGGCGCTCGAAGCCCGCCAACTGGTTCGTCTGGACGTTGACCTGCCCGTGGCCTGCGAGGGCATCGGCATGTTGCTGCCCACGCTGGGGGCCGATGGCGCCGCCGCGCTATTTGCCGATTTCCTGTCCCGAGGCCAGGCCTAG
- a CDS encoding Bug family tripartite tricarboxylate transporter substrate binding protein, with protein MKTLAALGAGPVMPARAAQNGYPARPVRVLVGTAPGGITDFMARLFSQHVGKALGQSFVVENHGGASGTLAAAQAAHAAPDGYTLLATTPTVSIVAPYLFKNLSFSPSRDLEPVCLLGAGPMVLVVNAALPVHDLAELIAYARKRPGQLAYASGGAGSAAHLTGALFASAAGLDLIHVPYKGDGEGVLDVIGGHVPMMFSVMSVLEPHIKSGALRALGVASDTRLAAWPDIPTLAEAGVAGVDSLAWVAIYAPRGTPANVVGQLNAAWQAARQQPGVSAQIAAISMAHRTVSQPAELAAFQQQEARRWDGIIRSAHIGTTAE; from the coding sequence TTGAAAACGCTTGCGGCGCTCGGCGCGGGGCCCGTGATGCCCGCCCGCGCGGCGCAGAACGGGTATCCGGCCCGCCCGGTGCGGGTGCTGGTGGGCACGGCGCCGGGTGGCATCACCGATTTCATGGCGCGGCTGTTCAGCCAGCATGTGGGCAAGGCGCTGGGCCAGAGCTTCGTGGTCGAAAACCACGGTGGCGCCAGCGGCACGCTGGCCGCCGCGCAGGCCGCGCACGCTGCGCCCGATGGCTATACCCTGCTGGCCACTACGCCGACTGTGTCGATCGTCGCCCCCTACCTGTTCAAGAACCTGAGCTTCTCGCCGTCTCGCGACCTCGAGCCCGTCTGCCTGCTTGGCGCCGGCCCCATGGTTCTGGTCGTCAACGCCGCCCTGCCCGTGCACGACCTGGCCGAACTCATCGCCTACGCGCGCAAGCGCCCCGGGCAGCTGGCATACGCATCCGGCGGCGCCGGCTCGGCCGCCCACCTGACGGGCGCGCTATTTGCTTCGGCCGCCGGCCTGGACTTGATCCACGTGCCATACAAGGGGGACGGCGAAGGCGTGCTGGATGTCATCGGCGGCCACGTGCCGATGATGTTCTCGGTAATGAGCGTACTGGAGCCGCACATCAAGTCCGGGGCATTGCGGGCATTGGGCGTGGCCAGCGATACCCGCCTGGCCGCATGGCCCGACATCCCGACGCTTGCCGAGGCGGGGGTGGCCGGCGTGGATTCATTGGCCTGGGTGGCGATTTATGCGCCGCGCGGTACCCCGGCGAATGTGGTCGGGCAGCTTAATGCGGCCTGGCAAGCCGCGCGCCAGCAGCCTGGCGTTTCCGCGCAGATCGCGGCCATTTCCATGGCGCACCGCACCGTTTCGCAACCCGCGGAGCTGGCCGCATTCCAGCAACAGGAAGCGCGCCGCTGGGACGGCATCATCCGCAGCGCCCACATCGGAACAACGGCAGAATAA
- a CDS encoding mandelate racemase/muconate lactonizing enzyme family protein — translation MRRNPIEKIETYLVDRWCIVRVICADGTSGIGEAGVHAWPGPTAAMVRAMSAYLVGKDPALIEHHAQYLLRNLHFGGAVIAGAISALDIALWDIKGKQLQAPIHDLMGGSTRDKVRCYIHIHGDSTEALVQAALARRGEGFTAVRFSPFAPRHYRHRSFEGWAAEARQRVGAVHEAVGKDMDLCIELHRQMDPAQSIALAQRLRQFHPYFYEDPMLPGSPSRMAEVQARGGLPVATGERFTSIHQFQQVLAHAACDFIRPDVCMCLGLTGAKKVAALGEAHHVKIIPHNPLSPISTAACVQLDACIPNFALQEYTGEDQPPKRDLVKRPLVLRDGYLEVPQAPGLGIELNLEAIAQLPASPCEPAVPIGLDGSVQDW, via the coding sequence ATGCGGCGCAACCCCATCGAAAAAATCGAAACCTATCTGGTGGACCGCTGGTGCATCGTGCGCGTGATCTGCGCGGATGGCACCAGCGGCATTGGCGAGGCCGGCGTGCACGCCTGGCCGGGCCCCACGGCCGCCATGGTGCGGGCCATGTCGGCCTATCTGGTCGGCAAGGATCCGGCTCTGATCGAGCACCATGCCCAGTACCTGTTGCGCAACCTGCACTTCGGCGGCGCGGTGATCGCCGGCGCGATCTCGGCATTGGACATCGCGCTGTGGGACATCAAGGGCAAGCAGCTGCAAGCCCCCATCCACGATCTCATGGGCGGCAGCACGCGCGACAAGGTGCGCTGCTACATCCATATTCATGGCGACAGCACCGAGGCGCTGGTGCAGGCAGCGCTGGCGCGGCGCGGGGAAGGCTTCACCGCGGTGCGGTTTTCTCCGTTCGCCCCCCGCCACTACCGGCATCGCTCGTTCGAAGGCTGGGCCGCCGAGGCCCGCCAGCGAGTGGGCGCCGTGCACGAAGCGGTCGGCAAAGACATGGACCTGTGCATCGAATTGCACCGGCAGATGGATCCGGCGCAATCCATCGCGCTGGCGCAGCGGCTGCGGCAGTTCCACCCCTACTTTTACGAAGACCCCATGCTGCCTGGCAGCCCCTCGCGCATGGCCGAGGTACAGGCGCGCGGCGGCCTGCCGGTGGCCACGGGGGAACGGTTTACGTCGATCCACCAATTCCAGCAAGTGCTGGCCCATGCGGCGTGCGATTTCATCCGCCCGGACGTCTGCATGTGCCTCGGGCTCACCGGAGCCAAAAAGGTGGCCGCGCTGGGCGAAGCGCATCATGTGAAGATCATTCCACACAACCCCCTGTCGCCGATTTCCACCGCCGCCTGCGTGCAGCTCGACGCGTGCATCCCCAATTTCGCGTTGCAGGAATACACCGGCGAAGACCAGCCTCCCAAGCGCGACCTGGTCAAGCGCCCGCTGGTCTTGCGCGACGGCTACCTCGAGGTGCCGCAGGCGCCGGGCCTGGGCATCGAACTGAACCTCGAGGCAATCGCGCAGCTGCCGGCCAGCCCCTGCGAGCCTGCGGTGCCCATCGGGCTGGACGGCTCGGTACAGGACTGGTGA
- a CDS encoding GNAT family N-acetyltransferase codes for MPSTSTNPPPFPLRRLRGADAAPYRDLRLESLQASPTAYGSSWEEESAQPLEWFAHRLEHSWTLGGWLGERLCGTAAVIAHEQLKMRHKGIIVGVYVHPDARGLGMGQALIRGLIAHAGGRLDTLLISAEASNTPARRLYQKLGFKEYGREPRAMKIDGRFYDEVLMALQLLAATPAAGRPAPPPAGEPTPNG; via the coding sequence ATGCCATCAACATCCACCAACCCGCCGCCGTTTCCACTGCGGCGCCTGCGCGGCGCCGACGCCGCCCCCTACCGGGACCTGCGGCTCGAATCGCTGCAGGCCTCGCCCACGGCCTATGGCAGTTCCTGGGAAGAAGAAAGCGCGCAGCCGCTGGAATGGTTTGCCCACCGCCTGGAACACAGCTGGACGCTGGGCGGCTGGCTGGGCGAGCGCCTGTGCGGCACTGCCGCCGTCATTGCGCACGAACAGCTCAAGATGCGGCACAAAGGCATTATTGTTGGCGTGTATGTACACCCGGATGCCCGTGGGCTGGGCATGGGGCAAGCCTTGATACGCGGGCTGATCGCGCATGCCGGCGGCCGGCTGGACACGCTGTTGATAAGTGCCGAAGCGTCCAATACTCCCGCCCGCCGGCTATACCAGAAGCTGGGGTTCAAGGAATACGGGCGCGAGCCGCGCGCCATGAAAATCGATGGCCGCTTCTACGATGAAGTACTGATGGCGCTGCAGCTGCTGGCCGCTACTCCGGCCGCGGGCCGGCCGGCGCCGCCACCGGCGGGGGAACCGACGCCGAACGGGTAA
- a CDS encoding hemolysin family protein — MTLGQNLLLLLALLVAAAFFSVAEIAIAASRRLRLRQLAEDGDARAEEVLRVQQQPGHYFTAIQIGVNALAILGGIVGEGIFSPTFSRFLGNWLSADLAASLGFLGSFVLVTSLFIILTDLIPKQAGMAEPERFALAVIGPMRVLVRIFSPLVWVYSHTAEQLMRLLRLPTRRDERITSDDILALAEAGTRSGVLARGEQRIIENIFELDTRTVSSAMTQRDRIAWFLQDDPEDIIRARIAEEPFSTYPVCKGDIDHVVGYVDTRDLYQRLLNGQSIALTDSKLIHKVLVVPDRLTLAEVLEQFRQVGEDFAMIVNEYSLVVGLVTLNDVMSTVMGELVSPWDEELIIQRDDNSWLIDGATPIQDVGRVLGIEEHLHGEEYETLAGFLMDALRRVPRRTDVVALGGYQFEVLDVDTYRVDQVLVTRSASVPPPVAAPAGPRPE, encoded by the coding sequence ATGACGCTCGGCCAGAATCTATTGCTGCTGCTGGCGCTGCTTGTCGCGGCGGCATTTTTCTCTGTCGCCGAGATCGCCATCGCCGCCTCGCGCCGCCTGCGCCTGCGGCAGCTTGCCGAAGACGGCGACGCGCGCGCCGAAGAAGTGTTGCGCGTGCAGCAGCAGCCGGGGCATTACTTCACGGCCATCCAGATCGGCGTCAACGCGCTGGCGATACTGGGCGGCATCGTGGGCGAAGGCATTTTCAGCCCGACGTTCTCGCGCTTCCTGGGCAACTGGCTTTCCGCCGACCTGGCCGCGTCGCTGGGGTTCCTGGGCTCGTTCGTGCTGGTCACGTCGCTGTTCATCATCCTGACCGACCTGATTCCCAAGCAGGCGGGCATGGCCGAGCCCGAGCGCTTCGCCCTGGCGGTGATCGGCCCCATGCGCGTGCTGGTGCGCATTTTCTCGCCGCTGGTCTGGGTGTATTCGCACACGGCCGAACAACTGATGCGCCTGCTGCGGCTGCCCACGCGGCGCGATGAGCGCATCACCTCGGACGACATTCTGGCGCTGGCCGAAGCCGGCACGCGCTCGGGCGTGCTGGCGCGCGGCGAGCAGCGCATCATCGAAAACATCTTCGAGCTCGATACGCGCACCGTGTCCAGCGCCATGACGCAGCGCGACCGCATCGCCTGGTTCCTGCAGGACGACCCCGAAGACATCATCCGGGCCCGCATCGCCGAAGAGCCGTTTTCCACCTATCCGGTCTGCAAGGGCGACATCGACCACGTGGTCGGCTACGTGGACACGCGCGACCTGTACCAGCGGCTGCTGAACGGCCAGTCCATCGCCCTGACCGACAGCAAGCTGATTCACAAGGTGCTGGTGGTGCCCGACAGGCTGACCCTGGCCGAAGTGCTGGAGCAGTTCCGCCAGGTGGGCGAAGATTTCGCCATGATCGTCAACGAATACAGCCTGGTCGTGGGGCTGGTCACGCTGAATGACGTCATGAGCACCGTGATGGGCGAACTGGTGTCGCCCTGGGACGAAGAACTCATCATCCAGCGCGACGACAACTCGTGGCTGATCGACGGCGCCACGCCTATCCAGGACGTGGGCCGCGTGCTGGGCATCGAAGAGCACCTGCACGGCGAAGAATACGAAACGCTGGCGGGCTTCCTGATGGACGCGCTGCGCCGCGTACCGCGCCGCACCGACGTGGTCGCCCTGGGCGGCTACCAGTTCGAGGTGCTGGATGTGGACACTTACCGGGTCGACCAGGTGCTGGTTACCCGTTCGGCGTCGGTTCCCCCGCCGGTGGCGGCGCCGGCCGGCCCGCGGCCGGAGTAG
- a CDS encoding fumarate hydratase, protein MSVLIKEEDFVQSIADGIQFISYYHPVDYIRHLARAYEREESPAARDAMAQILTNSRMCAEGKRPLCQDTGIVNVFLKVGMDVRFDTKRTLQELCDEGVRRGYTNPDNPLRASVLDDPIFARKNTRDNTPCILHVELVPGDKVDVQIASKGGGSENKSKFAMLNPSDSLVDWVLKTVPTMGAGWCPPGMLGIGVGGTAEKAMLMAKQSLMDDIDMYELLARGPQNKLEELRIELYEKVNALGIGAQGLGGLTTVLDVKINTFPTHAASKPVAMIPNCAATRHAHFVLDGSGAARLDPPSLSEWPEVHWAPDYNKSKQVNLDTLTPEEVAGWKPGQTLLLSGKMLTGRDAAHKRIQDMLAKGEPLPVDFTNRVIYYVGPVDPVRDEVVGPAGPTTATRMDKFTDMMLAKTGLIAMIGKSERGPVAIEAIRNHKSAYLMAVGGAAYLVSKAIRQARVLAFEDLGMEAIYEFDVKDMPVTVAVDSQGTSVHTTGPKEWQARIGKIPVAVA, encoded by the coding sequence ATGTCCGTCCTCATCAAAGAAGAAGACTTCGTCCAGTCTATTGCCGATGGCATCCAGTTCATCAGCTACTACCATCCCGTCGACTACATCCGCCACCTGGCCCGCGCCTACGAGCGCGAAGAAAGCCCGGCCGCGCGCGACGCGATGGCGCAGATCCTGACCAATTCGCGCATGTGCGCCGAAGGCAAGCGCCCGCTGTGCCAGGACACCGGCATCGTCAACGTCTTCCTGAAGGTCGGCATGGACGTGCGCTTCGATACCAAACGCACCCTGCAAGAACTGTGCGACGAAGGCGTGCGCCGCGGCTACACCAACCCCGACAACCCGCTGCGCGCCTCGGTGCTCGACGACCCGATCTTCGCCCGCAAGAACACCCGCGACAACACGCCCTGTATCCTGCACGTCGAACTCGTCCCGGGCGACAAGGTCGACGTGCAGATCGCCTCGAAGGGCGGCGGCTCTGAAAACAAATCCAAGTTCGCCATGCTGAACCCCAGCGATTCGCTGGTCGACTGGGTGCTGAAAACCGTGCCCACCATGGGCGCGGGCTGGTGCCCGCCGGGCATGCTGGGCATCGGCGTGGGCGGCACGGCCGAAAAGGCCATGCTGATGGCCAAGCAGTCGCTGATGGACGACATCGACATGTACGAACTGCTGGCCCGCGGCCCGCAGAACAAGCTGGAAGAGCTGCGCATCGAGCTCTACGAAAAGGTCAACGCGCTGGGCATCGGCGCGCAGGGCCTGGGCGGCCTGACCACCGTGCTCGACGTCAAGATCAACACCTTCCCCACGCACGCGGCGTCCAAGCCCGTGGCCATGATCCCCAACTGCGCCGCCACGCGCCACGCGCACTTCGTGCTCGACGGCTCTGGCGCCGCGCGCCTCGATCCGCCTTCGCTGTCCGAATGGCCCGAGGTGCACTGGGCGCCCGACTACAACAAGTCCAAGCAGGTCAACCTGGACACGCTCACGCCTGAAGAAGTGGCCGGCTGGAAGCCCGGCCAGACCCTGCTGCTGTCGGGCAAGATGCTGACCGGCCGCGACGCCGCCCACAAGCGCATTCAAGACATGCTGGCCAAGGGCGAGCCCCTGCCGGTGGACTTCACCAACCGTGTCATCTACTACGTGGGCCCGGTCGATCCGGTGCGCGACGAAGTGGTCGGCCCGGCCGGCCCCACCACCGCCACCCGCATGGACAAGTTCACCGACATGATGCTGGCCAAAACCGGCCTGATCGCCATGATCGGCAAGTCCGAGCGCGGCCCGGTGGCCATCGAGGCCATCCGCAACCACAAGTCGGCCTACCTGATGGCCGTGGGCGGCGCGGCCTACCTGGTGTCCAAGGCCATCCGCCAGGCCCGTGTGCTGGCCTTCGAAGACCTGGGCATGGAAGCCATCTACGAGTTCGACGTAAAAGACATGCCGGTAACCGTGGCGGTCGACTCGCAGGGCACCTCGGTGCACACCACTGGCCCGAAAGAATGGCAGGCGCGCATCGGGAAAATCCCGGTAGCCGTGGCTTGA
- a CDS encoding crotonase/enoyl-CoA hydratase family protein, with amino-acid sequence MSDLIKVEVVDGIQIITVNRPEAKNAINLETAQAMAAALDQLDSRDDIRIGILTGAGGTFSSGMDLKAFAQSRQRPLVEGRGFAGLNERPPRKPLIAAVEGYALAGGCEMALAADLIVAASNAKFGLPEVKRGLVAGSGGMLRLPRRLPYHIAMEIILTGDMLSAERAHGYGLVNRLTEPGKALEGALELARVIVENGPLAVQTAKSIVAQATDWEQDGMFDRQRPLIAHIFTSADAKEGATAFAEKRKPVWQGK; translated from the coding sequence ATGTCCGACCTGATCAAAGTCGAAGTGGTCGACGGTATCCAGATCATTACCGTCAACCGCCCCGAAGCCAAGAACGCCATCAACCTGGAAACCGCGCAGGCCATGGCCGCCGCGCTGGACCAGCTGGACAGCCGCGACGACATCCGCATCGGCATCCTGACCGGCGCGGGCGGCACGTTTTCGTCGGGCATGGACCTGAAGGCCTTTGCGCAAAGCCGCCAGCGCCCGCTGGTCGAAGGCCGCGGCTTTGCCGGCCTGAACGAGCGGCCGCCGCGCAAGCCCCTGATCGCCGCCGTCGAAGGCTATGCCCTGGCCGGCGGCTGCGAAATGGCCCTGGCCGCCGACCTGATCGTGGCCGCCAGCAATGCCAAGTTCGGCCTGCCCGAAGTCAAGCGCGGGCTGGTGGCGGGCTCGGGCGGCATGCTGCGCCTGCCGCGCCGCCTGCCGTACCACATTGCCATGGAAATCATTCTTACGGGCGACATGCTCAGCGCCGAGCGCGCCCACGGCTACGGGCTGGTCAACCGCCTGACCGAGCCGGGCAAGGCCCTGGAAGGCGCCCTGGAACTGGCCCGCGTCATTGTGGAAAACGGCCCGCTGGCGGTGCAGACCGCCAAGAGCATCGTGGCCCAGGCCACCGACTGGGAACAAGACGGCATGTTCGACCGCCAGCGCCCCCTGATCGCGCACATTTTCACCTCGGCCGACGCCAAGGAAGGCGCCACCGCTTTCGCCGAAAAGCGCAAACCCGTGTGGCAGGGCAAATAA